A single region of the Prochlorococcus marinus str. MIT 0917 genome encodes:
- the petE gene encoding plastocyanin, whose translation MIRSISTALFAFFAFLVIGVSNVNASTVEVKLGTDAGMLAFEPSTLNISAGDTVKFVNNKLAPHNAVFDGNDDLSHPDLAFAPGESWERTFSTAGTYDFYCEPHRGAGMVGKIVVN comes from the coding sequence ATGATTCGTTCTATTTCAACAGCGTTATTTGCTTTTTTTGCATTTCTAGTAATTGGCGTATCCAATGTGAATGCTTCAACTGTTGAAGTTAAGCTTGGCACCGATGCAGGAATGCTTGCTTTTGAACCAAGCACCCTAAACATAAGCGCTGGCGACACCGTAAAGTTTGTAAACAACAAACTTGCTCCTCATAATGCCGTTTTTGACGGAAATGATGATCTAAGTCATCCAGATTTAGCTTTTGCTCCAGGAGAGTCTTGGGAGAGAACTTTTAGCACAGCTGGAACATACGACTTTTACTGCGAGCCTCATAGGGGTGCAGGAATGGTTGGAAAAATCGTAGTAAACTAA
- a CDS encoding NAD-dependent epimerase/dehydratase family protein: protein MKNEIILITGASGCVGQYITNWLIENSSSELFLWVRDPKKITSINLENPRIKILVGDLRQSNKFKKEISEVNRVIHTATAWGDPKRAKEVNIDAVKNLLNLLNPSNIKQIIYFSTASVLDRNLNLLPEAFTYGTEYIQTKAQCLRELESHELATKIITVFPTLVFGGRLDGKSNFPTSYLTKGLRDALKWIWLARWIKLFSRFHFIHAADIAFICGHLATSNFKPAQAITGTKIKKLVLGQPYISIDVVIQTLLKWKGMSKVPQIPLWTWLVELLIILLPIQITNWDRFSLRQKHFIHEPVTSPETFGGISYAKTLSQVLHNSGLTKH from the coding sequence TTGAAAAACGAAATAATTCTGATTACTGGTGCAAGTGGATGTGTTGGACAATACATAACAAATTGGCTAATCGAAAATTCAAGTTCAGAATTATTTTTATGGGTTAGAGATCCAAAAAAAATAACTTCAATAAATTTAGAAAATCCAAGGATTAAAATTTTAGTCGGAGATTTGAGACAATCAAATAAGTTCAAGAAAGAAATTTCAGAAGTCAACAGAGTTATTCATACTGCAACTGCTTGGGGTGATCCTAAAAGAGCGAAAGAAGTAAATATTGATGCCGTAAAAAATTTGCTCAATTTACTAAATCCTTCCAATATCAAGCAAATAATTTATTTCTCAACTGCAAGTGTTCTTGATAGAAACTTAAATTTGTTACCGGAAGCTTTTACCTATGGAACAGAGTATATACAAACGAAAGCACAATGCCTCCGAGAGCTTGAATCACATGAGCTTGCAACTAAGATCATAACTGTATTTCCAACACTGGTTTTTGGTGGTCGTTTAGACGGAAAAAGTAATTTTCCAACTAGTTATCTGACCAAAGGCCTTAGAGATGCATTGAAATGGATCTGGCTGGCAAGATGGATAAAATTATTTTCAAGGTTTCATTTTATTCACGCGGCAGATATTGCTTTCATTTGCGGGCATTTAGCCACCTCTAATTTCAAACCTGCGCAAGCTATTACTGGCACTAAAATAAAAAAATTGGTTTTAGGGCAACCCTATATAAGTATTGATGTAGTAATTCAGACGCTTCTAAAATGGAAAGGAATGAGTAAAGTCCCTCAAATCCCTCTTTGGACTTGGCTTGTTGAGCTCCTCATTATATTACTTCCCATTCAAATTACAAACTGGGATAGATTTAGTCTTAGACAAAAACACTTTATACATGAGCCCGTAACCTCTCCTGAAACCTTTGGGGGTATCAGCTATGCCAAAACTCTAAGTCAAGTTTTACATAATTCTGGTCTAACTAAACACTAA
- the hemE gene encoding uroporphyrinogen decarboxylase → MTETTPLLLRAARGENVERPPVWMMRQAGRYMKVYRDLRDNHPSFRERSENPDLSYEISMQPFKAFQPDGVILFSDILTPLPGMGINFDIVESKGPLINDPIRSLKQVKNLKPLQPEESMSFVGEVLGRLRESVGNKAAVLGFVGAPWTLAAYVVEGKSSKNYAVIKAMAFQEPELLHQLLNHFAESIANYLSYQIESGAQVVQMFDSWAGQLSPQDYDEFAAPYQQKVVNLVKDKHPDTPMILYISGSAGVLERMGQTGVDIVSLDWTVDMADGLKRLPQTVGVQGNVDPGLLFGTPNAIRSRIVDVVKKAKGRKHILNLGHGILPGTPEENARVFFEAGKNVNELIKVSS, encoded by the coding sequence ATGACCGAAACTACTCCTTTACTACTTCGTGCAGCTCGCGGAGAAAATGTTGAAAGGCCTCCGGTTTGGATGATGCGACAAGCGGGGAGATACATGAAGGTATATCGCGACCTACGTGACAATCATCCAAGTTTCAGGGAAAGATCCGAAAACCCCGATCTTTCTTATGAAATTTCAATGCAACCTTTTAAAGCTTTTCAACCAGATGGAGTAATACTTTTTTCAGATATCTTGACTCCTCTTCCTGGAATGGGAATCAACTTTGACATCGTTGAAAGTAAAGGACCCTTGATAAATGACCCAATAAGAAGCCTCAAGCAGGTAAAAAACTTAAAGCCTCTTCAACCAGAAGAGAGCATGTCTTTTGTTGGTGAAGTCCTTGGAAGGCTAAGAGAAAGCGTTGGGAACAAGGCTGCAGTTCTTGGGTTTGTAGGTGCTCCATGGACTCTTGCTGCATATGTTGTAGAAGGGAAAAGCAGCAAAAATTATGCAGTTATAAAGGCGATGGCATTCCAAGAGCCAGAACTACTGCATCAACTTTTAAATCACTTTGCAGAATCAATTGCGAACTATTTGTCCTATCAAATTGAATCTGGGGCCCAAGTAGTTCAAATGTTTGATTCATGGGCAGGACAATTAAGTCCACAAGACTATGACGAGTTTGCTGCACCTTATCAACAAAAAGTAGTCAATTTAGTAAAAGATAAACATCCAGATACACCCATGATTTTATATATCTCTGGCAGTGCCGGAGTTCTTGAAAGGATGGGACAAACCGGAGTAGATATAGTCTCTTTAGATTGGACTGTTGATATGGCGGATGGACTAAAAAGGCTGCCTCAAACAGTAGGAGTACAAGGAAATGTTGATCCAGGACTTTTGTTTGGTACTCCTAATGCGATCAGATCAAGAATTGTTGATGTCGTCAAAAAAGCCAAAGGTAGAAAACATATTCTTAACCTTGGTCATGGAATACTTCCTGGGACCCCAGAGGAAAATGCAAGAGTATTTTTCGAGGCTGGCAAAAACGTCAATGAACTTATAAAAGTTTCATCTTGA
- the glgB gene encoding 1,4-alpha-glucan branching protein GlgB: MPVSILLDSLRDDGQRLSECRHESPFSILGPQPFKDKWITRIWMPEASAVELITQGTKIQLQNPNHEWIFEGVLDKDPGTDYQIKVNRGGIEHVQHDPWSFRKEWMGEIDRHLFAEGNHHHIWRKMGAHITEIDKKQGVMFCLWAPHAKSVSVIGDLNSWDGRHHPMQKRLGGIWELFIPGLNEGDLYKYEIRTEKGHCYEKADPYGFQHEVRPAKSSVISKIDSFQWSDQSWISKRDNRDPLDQPISVYEMHLGSWMHASSDEPFINSNGENRAPVPAADMKPGSRLLTYKELANKVIPYVKERGFTHIELMPISEHPFDGSWGYQVTGWYAPTSRYGSPDEFRAFVDSCHKEGIGIILDWVPGHFPKDQHGLAYFDGSHLYEHSDPKIGEHKEWGTLIFNYSRNEVRNFLVANLIFWFDQFHIDGIRVDAVASMLYKDYLRPEGEWIPNADGGNENFEAVRFLQQANHVLFQHFPGSLSIAEESTTWTGVTKPTDMDGLGFNLKWNMGWMHDMLDYFEIDPWFRQFNQNNITFSICYNFTENFMLALSHDEVVHGKSHLLHKMPGDDWQKYANTRALLAYMWTHPGKKTIFMGMEFGQRQEWNVWDDLQWDLLNFEPHKGIQKLVDDLNTLYKKEPALWRNDFDEYGFQWIDCDDNKNSVISFMRREKTDGEWLVIVANFTPQNHDNYRIGVPIDGFYEEIFNTDASQYGGSNIGNMGGKSTDSYNIHGYENSIDLCLPPLSVLVLKHKSKKN, from the coding sequence ATGCCCGTCTCTATCCTTCTAGATTCTTTGAGAGATGACGGACAAAGACTTTCTGAATGCCGACATGAAAGTCCCTTTTCTATTCTTGGTCCTCAACCGTTTAAAGATAAATGGATAACTCGAATATGGATGCCTGAAGCAAGTGCAGTTGAACTAATAACACAAGGAACAAAAATTCAGCTTCAAAATCCAAACCATGAATGGATATTTGAAGGGGTTTTAGATAAAGATCCTGGCACTGATTATCAAATAAAAGTAAATAGAGGAGGAATTGAACATGTGCAACATGATCCCTGGAGCTTTCGAAAAGAGTGGATGGGTGAAATTGATAGACATCTTTTCGCGGAGGGAAATCACCATCACATATGGCGGAAAATGGGTGCTCACATTACTGAAATAGATAAAAAGCAAGGAGTTATGTTTTGCTTATGGGCGCCTCATGCAAAAAGCGTTTCCGTTATTGGTGATCTCAATTCATGGGATGGCCGACATCACCCTATGCAAAAACGTCTAGGAGGAATTTGGGAACTATTCATTCCTGGTCTAAATGAGGGAGATTTATACAAATATGAAATCAGGACTGAGAAAGGACATTGTTACGAAAAAGCCGACCCTTATGGTTTTCAACATGAAGTCAGACCTGCAAAAAGCTCAGTCATATCAAAAATCGATTCATTTCAATGGAGCGATCAGTCTTGGATATCAAAGCGTGACAATAGGGATCCTTTAGATCAACCGATATCGGTTTATGAAATGCATTTAGGAAGCTGGATGCATGCTTCCTCAGACGAACCATTTATTAACTCAAACGGAGAGAATAGAGCTCCCGTTCCAGCAGCAGATATGAAGCCTGGCTCAAGATTGCTTACTTACAAAGAGCTGGCAAATAAAGTCATTCCCTATGTCAAAGAGAGAGGCTTCACTCATATCGAGCTTATGCCGATTTCAGAGCACCCTTTTGATGGCTCATGGGGGTATCAAGTTACTGGTTGGTATGCGCCTACAAGTAGATATGGATCACCAGATGAGTTTCGTGCCTTCGTTGATTCATGCCATAAAGAGGGAATAGGAATCATTCTAGATTGGGTTCCAGGCCACTTCCCTAAAGATCAGCATGGACTTGCTTATTTTGATGGCAGCCATCTATACGAGCATTCAGATCCCAAAATTGGAGAGCACAAAGAATGGGGCACATTAATTTTCAATTACAGTCGAAATGAAGTTCGTAATTTTCTAGTTGCAAATCTAATTTTCTGGTTTGATCAATTTCATATAGATGGAATACGTGTTGATGCAGTTGCCTCAATGCTTTACAAAGACTATCTTCGTCCTGAGGGTGAATGGATACCTAATGCAGACGGAGGAAATGAAAATTTTGAAGCAGTTAGATTCCTACAACAGGCTAATCACGTTCTTTTTCAACATTTTCCAGGTTCACTTTCTATTGCGGAAGAATCAACCACATGGACTGGTGTAACCAAACCAACTGACATGGATGGACTCGGTTTCAACCTAAAATGGAACATGGGTTGGATGCACGATATGCTCGATTATTTTGAAATTGACCCATGGTTTAGACAATTCAATCAAAACAATATTACTTTCTCCATTTGTTATAACTTTACCGAAAACTTCATGCTTGCTTTAAGCCACGATGAAGTTGTTCACGGGAAAAGTCATCTCTTACACAAAATGCCAGGAGATGACTGGCAGAAGTATGCTAACACTCGAGCATTGCTTGCATATATGTGGACACATCCAGGTAAAAAAACAATATTTATGGGGATGGAGTTTGGGCAGCGCCAAGAATGGAATGTTTGGGATGATTTACAATGGGATCTTCTAAATTTTGAACCTCACAAAGGAATTCAGAAATTAGTAGATGATTTGAATACTTTATATAAAAAAGAACCTGCTTTATGGAGAAATGATTTTGACGAATACGGTTTCCAGTGGATTGATTGCGATGATAATAAAAATTCCGTAATTAGTTTTATGAGAAGAGAAAAAACTGATGGCGAATGGTTAGTAATAGTGGCAAACTTTACCCCTCAAAACCATGATAATTACAGAATAGGTGTGCCTATTGATGGATTCTATGAAGAAATTTTCAACACAGATGCGAGTCAATATGGAGGCTCAAATATAGGAAATATGGGAGGAAAATCAACAGATTCATACAACATACATGGCTATGAAAATTCTATAGATCTTTGCCTTCCTCCTCTTAGCGTTCTGGTTCTAAAGCATAAATCCAAGAAAAATTAA